In Caretta caretta isolate rCarCar2 chromosome 20, rCarCar1.hap1, whole genome shotgun sequence, a single window of DNA contains:
- the TFCP2 gene encoding alpha-globin transcription factor CP2 isoform X2, with translation MAWALKLPLADEVIESGLVQDFDASLSGIGQELGAGAYSMSDVLALPIFKQEESSLPPDNENKILPFQYVLCAATSPAVKLHDETLTYLNQGQSYEIRMLDNRKIGELPEINGKLVKSIFRVVFHDRRLQYTEHQQLEGWRWNRPGDRILDIDIPMSVGIIDPRANPTQLNTVEFLWDPSKRTSVFIQVHCISTEFTMRKHGGEKGVPFRVQIDTFKENENGEYTEHLHSASCQIKVFKPKGADRKQKTDREKMEKRTPHEKEKYQPSYETTILTECSPWPEITYVNNAPSPGFNSSHSSFSIGEGNGSPNHQPEPPPPITDNLLPTTTPQEAQQWLHRNRFSTFSRLFTNFSGADLLKLTREDVIQICGPADGIRLFNALKGRMVRPRLTIYVCQEPQQLRDQQKHEDGELANSTFFVYHAIYLEELTAVELTEKIAQLFSISARQISHIYKQGPTGIHVLISDEMIQNFQDESCFVLDTMKAETNDSYHIILK, from the exons TGATGTTCTAGCCCTGCCCATATTCAAACAGGAAGAATCAAGTTTGCCTCCCGACAACGAAAACAAGATCCTGCCTTTTCAATACGTTCTGTGTGCAGCCACATCCCCTGCAGTGAAACTCCATGACGAAACACTCACCTATCTCAATCAAG GTCAATCGTATGAGATCCGGATGCTAGATAACAGGAAAATCGGGGAGCTgcctgaaataaatgggaaactGGTAAAG AGTATATTTCGAGTGGTGTTTCATGACCGGCGGCTGCAATACACGGAGCATCAGCAGCTTGAGGGCTGGAGGTGGAACAGGCCTGGGGACAGGATATTGGATATAG ATATCCCGATGTCTGTGGGTATAATTGACCCCAGGGCAAATCCAACACAACTAAATACAGTGGAGTTTCTCTGGGATCCTTCAAAGAGGACTTCAGTGTTCATCCAG GTGCACTGTATCAGCACGGAGTTCACCATGAGGAAACATGGCGGCGAAAAGGGAGTGCCCTTCCGAGTCCAGATCGACACCTTTAAAGAGAATGAGAATGGGGAGTACACTGAGCACTTGCATTCTGCCAGCTGCCAGATTAAAGTCTTCAAG CCCAAAGGAGCAGATCGAAAACAGAAGACGGACCGAGAGAAAATGGAGAAACGAACTCCTCATGAGAAGGAGAAATACCAGCCTTCCTATGAGACCACAATACTCACAGAG TGTTCTCCGTGGCCAGAGATCACTTACGTCAACAATGCACCATCTCCTGGCTTTAACAGCTCCCACAGCAGCTTTTCCATTGGTGAGGG AAATGGCTCTCCAAATCACCAACCCGAGCCACCTCCTCCAATCACAGAT AACCTTCTGCCAACGACAACGCCTCAGGAAGCCCAGCAATGGCTGCATCGAAACCGCTTTTCCACGTTCTCCCGGCTCTTCACGAATTTCTCAG GTGCAGACTTACTGAAGCTAACCAGGGAAGATGTTATCCAGATCTGTGGCCCTGCAGATGGCATCAGGCTCTTTAATGCATTAAAGGGACG gaTGGTACGGCCCAGGCTGACCATCTACGTGTGCCAGGAGCCTCAGCAGCTGAGGGACCAGCAGAAGCATGAGGATGGGGAGCTGGCAAACAGTACTTTCTTTG TATATCATGCTATCTATCTGGAAGAGCTGACTGCAGTGGAACTGACAGAAAAAATAGCCCAGCTCTTCAGTATCTCCGCCCGACAGATCAGCCATATCTACAAACAAGGCCCTACAGGAATACACGTGCTGATCAGCGATGAG ATGATACAGAACTTCCAAGACGAATCGTGTTTTGTTCTGGACACAATGAAAG CTGAAACCAACGATAGCTACCACATCATCTTAAAATAA
- the TFCP2 gene encoding alpha-globin transcription factor CP2 isoform X1 encodes MAWALKLPLADEVIESGLVQDFDASLSGIGQELGAGAYSMSDVLALPIFKQEESSLPPDNENKILPFQYVLCAATSPAVKLHDETLTYLNQGQSYEIRMLDNRKIGELPEINGKLVKSIFRVVFHDRRLQYTEHQQLEGWRWNRPGDRILDIDIPMSVGIIDPRANPTQLNTVEFLWDPSKRTSVFIQVHCISTEFTMRKHGGEKGVPFRVQIDTFKENENGEYTEHLHSASCQIKVFKPKGADRKQKTDREKMEKRTPHEKEKYQPSYETTILTECSPWPEITYVNNAPSPGFNSSHSSFSIGEGNGSPNHQPEPPPPITDVSPTSNLMLVNLLPTTTPQEAQQWLHRNRFSTFSRLFTNFSGADLLKLTREDVIQICGPADGIRLFNALKGRMVRPRLTIYVCQEPQQLRDQQKHEDGELANSTFFVYHAIYLEELTAVELTEKIAQLFSISARQISHIYKQGPTGIHVLISDEMIQNFQDESCFVLDTMKAETNDSYHIILK; translated from the exons TGATGTTCTAGCCCTGCCCATATTCAAACAGGAAGAATCAAGTTTGCCTCCCGACAACGAAAACAAGATCCTGCCTTTTCAATACGTTCTGTGTGCAGCCACATCCCCTGCAGTGAAACTCCATGACGAAACACTCACCTATCTCAATCAAG GTCAATCGTATGAGATCCGGATGCTAGATAACAGGAAAATCGGGGAGCTgcctgaaataaatgggaaactGGTAAAG AGTATATTTCGAGTGGTGTTTCATGACCGGCGGCTGCAATACACGGAGCATCAGCAGCTTGAGGGCTGGAGGTGGAACAGGCCTGGGGACAGGATATTGGATATAG ATATCCCGATGTCTGTGGGTATAATTGACCCCAGGGCAAATCCAACACAACTAAATACAGTGGAGTTTCTCTGGGATCCTTCAAAGAGGACTTCAGTGTTCATCCAG GTGCACTGTATCAGCACGGAGTTCACCATGAGGAAACATGGCGGCGAAAAGGGAGTGCCCTTCCGAGTCCAGATCGACACCTTTAAAGAGAATGAGAATGGGGAGTACACTGAGCACTTGCATTCTGCCAGCTGCCAGATTAAAGTCTTCAAG CCCAAAGGAGCAGATCGAAAACAGAAGACGGACCGAGAGAAAATGGAGAAACGAACTCCTCATGAGAAGGAGAAATACCAGCCTTCCTATGAGACCACAATACTCACAGAG TGTTCTCCGTGGCCAGAGATCACTTACGTCAACAATGCACCATCTCCTGGCTTTAACAGCTCCCACAGCAGCTTTTCCATTGGTGAGGG AAATGGCTCTCCAAATCACCAACCCGAGCCACCTCCTCCAATCACAGATGTAAGTCCCACCTCAAATCTTATGCTTGTG AACCTTCTGCCAACGACAACGCCTCAGGAAGCCCAGCAATGGCTGCATCGAAACCGCTTTTCCACGTTCTCCCGGCTCTTCACGAATTTCTCAG GTGCAGACTTACTGAAGCTAACCAGGGAAGATGTTATCCAGATCTGTGGCCCTGCAGATGGCATCAGGCTCTTTAATGCATTAAAGGGACG gaTGGTACGGCCCAGGCTGACCATCTACGTGTGCCAGGAGCCTCAGCAGCTGAGGGACCAGCAGAAGCATGAGGATGGGGAGCTGGCAAACAGTACTTTCTTTG TATATCATGCTATCTATCTGGAAGAGCTGACTGCAGTGGAACTGACAGAAAAAATAGCCCAGCTCTTCAGTATCTCCGCCCGACAGATCAGCCATATCTACAAACAAGGCCCTACAGGAATACACGTGCTGATCAGCGATGAG ATGATACAGAACTTCCAAGACGAATCGTGTTTTGTTCTGGACACAATGAAAG CTGAAACCAACGATAGCTACCACATCATCTTAAAATAA
- the TFCP2 gene encoding alpha-globin transcription factor CP2 isoform X3, producing MLDNRKIGELPEINGKLVKSIFRVVFHDRRLQYTEHQQLEGWRWNRPGDRILDIDIPMSVGIIDPRANPTQLNTVEFLWDPSKRTSVFIQVHCISTEFTMRKHGGEKGVPFRVQIDTFKENENGEYTEHLHSASCQIKVFKPKGADRKQKTDREKMEKRTPHEKEKYQPSYETTILTECSPWPEITYVNNAPSPGFNSSHSSFSIGEGNGSPNHQPEPPPPITDVSPTSNLMLVNLLPTTTPQEAQQWLHRNRFSTFSRLFTNFSGADLLKLTREDVIQICGPADGIRLFNALKGRMVRPRLTIYVCQEPQQLRDQQKHEDGELANSTFFVYHAIYLEELTAVELTEKIAQLFSISARQISHIYKQGPTGIHVLISDEMIQNFQDESCFVLDTMKAETNDSYHIILK from the exons ATGCTAGATAACAGGAAAATCGGGGAGCTgcctgaaataaatgggaaactGGTAAAG AGTATATTTCGAGTGGTGTTTCATGACCGGCGGCTGCAATACACGGAGCATCAGCAGCTTGAGGGCTGGAGGTGGAACAGGCCTGGGGACAGGATATTGGATATAG ATATCCCGATGTCTGTGGGTATAATTGACCCCAGGGCAAATCCAACACAACTAAATACAGTGGAGTTTCTCTGGGATCCTTCAAAGAGGACTTCAGTGTTCATCCAG GTGCACTGTATCAGCACGGAGTTCACCATGAGGAAACATGGCGGCGAAAAGGGAGTGCCCTTCCGAGTCCAGATCGACACCTTTAAAGAGAATGAGAATGGGGAGTACACTGAGCACTTGCATTCTGCCAGCTGCCAGATTAAAGTCTTCAAG CCCAAAGGAGCAGATCGAAAACAGAAGACGGACCGAGAGAAAATGGAGAAACGAACTCCTCATGAGAAGGAGAAATACCAGCCTTCCTATGAGACCACAATACTCACAGAG TGTTCTCCGTGGCCAGAGATCACTTACGTCAACAATGCACCATCTCCTGGCTTTAACAGCTCCCACAGCAGCTTTTCCATTGGTGAGGG AAATGGCTCTCCAAATCACCAACCCGAGCCACCTCCTCCAATCACAGATGTAAGTCCCACCTCAAATCTTATGCTTGTG AACCTTCTGCCAACGACAACGCCTCAGGAAGCCCAGCAATGGCTGCATCGAAACCGCTTTTCCACGTTCTCCCGGCTCTTCACGAATTTCTCAG GTGCAGACTTACTGAAGCTAACCAGGGAAGATGTTATCCAGATCTGTGGCCCTGCAGATGGCATCAGGCTCTTTAATGCATTAAAGGGACG gaTGGTACGGCCCAGGCTGACCATCTACGTGTGCCAGGAGCCTCAGCAGCTGAGGGACCAGCAGAAGCATGAGGATGGGGAGCTGGCAAACAGTACTTTCTTTG TATATCATGCTATCTATCTGGAAGAGCTGACTGCAGTGGAACTGACAGAAAAAATAGCCCAGCTCTTCAGTATCTCCGCCCGACAGATCAGCCATATCTACAAACAAGGCCCTACAGGAATACACGTGCTGATCAGCGATGAG ATGATACAGAACTTCCAAGACGAATCGTGTTTTGTTCTGGACACAATGAAAG CTGAAACCAACGATAGCTACCACATCATCTTAAAATAA